A stretch of Lactuca sativa cultivar Salinas chromosome 6, Lsat_Salinas_v11, whole genome shotgun sequence DNA encodes these proteins:
- the LOC122194656 gene encoding NADH-ubiquinone oxidoreductase chain 3-like, whose amino-acid sequence MSEFAPIFIYLVISPLVSLIPLSVPFPFASNSSTYPEKLSAYECGFDPFGDARSRFDIRFYLFSILFIIPDPEVTFSFPWEVPPNKIYPFGSWSMMAFLLILTIGSLYEWKRGASDRE is encoded by the coding sequence ATGTCAGAATTTGCACCTATTTTTATCTATTTAGTCATCAGTCCGCTAGTTTCTTTGATCCCACTCAGTGTTCCTTTTCCATTTGCTTCCAATAGTTCGACCTACCCAGAAAAATTGTCAGCCTACGAatgtggtttcgatcctttcggTGATGCCAGAAGTCGTTTTGATATACGATTTTAtctattttctattttatttattatcCCTGATCCGGAAGTCACCTTTTCCTTTCCTTGGGAAGTACCTCCCAACAAGATTTATCCCTTTGGATCTTGGTCCATGATGGCCTTTTTATTGATTTTGACGATTGGATCTCTCTATGAATGGAAAAGGGGTGCTTCGGATCGGGAGTAA
- the LOC122194655 gene encoding ribosomal protein S12, mitochondrial-like, translating into MPTLNQLIRHGREEKRRTDRTRASDQCPQKQGVRPCVPTRTPKKPNSAPRKIAKVRLSNRHDIFAHIPGEGHNSQEHSIVLIRGGRVKDSPGLKSHCIRGVKDLLGIPDQRKGRSKYGAEKPK; encoded by the coding sequence ATGCCTACATTAAATCAACTGATTCGTCATGGTAGAGAAGAAAAACGGCGCACGGACCGTACTCGAGCTTCGGATCAATGTCCCCAGAAGCAAGGAGTACGCCCGTGTGTACCAACGAGAACACCGAAAAAACCGAATTCAGCTCCACGTAAGATAGCCAAAGTACGGTTGAGCAATCGACATGATATATTTGCTCACATTCCGGGGGAAGGTCATAATTCGCAGGAACATTCTATAGTCTTAATAAGAGGAGGTAGAGTGAAAGATTCGCCAGGTTTGAAATCCCATTGTATTCGAGGAGTCAAGGATTTGTTGGGAATTCCAGATCAAAGAAAAGGGAGATCAAAATATGGTGCAGAAAAACCAAAATAG